Genomic window (Ureibacillus composti):
TGGCGATATACGTAGAAATTGGATAAAGTGGTATTTTAAATTTAAGTTTTGCGACTTCCTCTTTTGTTTTTGATTTTCTGAATTTTAATTGTGCTAAAAGAATAATCATCCAACTTGTAATAACTGCCACAGTTGCAACAGCAGAAATATAGATAAACACTTTTTCAGGTACAATATAGTTTAAAATAACCGCAATGAGTAAAATCATGGATGAGAATAAAATACCTCTTCGCGGACTACCATTTTTGCTAAGAGTTTTGAAAAATTTAGGACCATTTTTCTGTAGTGATAAGTTATACAACATGCGTCCTGATCCGTATAAACCACTATTAAATGCAGACATTGCAGCTGTGATGACAACAAAGTTGATAATATGGGCAGCACCGGGAATACCAACATAATCGAAAATTTGAACAAAGGGACTACCTTCTGAACCGACTTCGTTCCATGGGTATATCACCATCATGACGCCTAAAGCACCAATATAGAAAATTAAAATACGCCAAACAATATTATTGATGGCAGAAGGAATAGACTTGCTAGGATCTTTTGCTTCTCCTGCTGAAATACCGACTAATTCAACGCCACCGAATGAGAACATTACTAATACAAGGGACATTAAAATTCCGTTAAAGCCATTTGGCATGAAGCCACCATGTGACCATAAATTATCAAAACCAATTGCTTCACCGTGATTGCCAACACCGAAGAAAATAATGGCTAATCCAAGAACAATCATTCCAATAATGGCGATTACTTTGATCATGGCGAACCAGAATTCGAATTCTCCGTAAGCTTTCACATTTGCTAGATTAATAATAGTCATGACAACAAGTACGACAAGGGCAGTTACCCATTGAGGAATATCTGGGAACCAATAATTTATGTAGACACCAACGACTGTTAATTCTGCCATCCCAACGACGATCCACATGAACCAATATGTCCAGCCGGATAAGAATCCAGCAAAGTTACCTAAATATTTGTTGGCATAGGTACTGAAAGAACCTGATACCGGTTCAAAAACAGCCATTTCTCCTAAAGCTCTCATAATTGTAAAAATGACCAATCCGCCAATTAAATAGGCTAATAAAATAGATGGGCCAGCCATTTGAATGGTCGAACTAGATCCATAGAATAAACCTACGCCAATGGATCCACCGAGGGCAATTAATTGCATGTGACGGTTACTTAAACCTCGTTTTAGCTGCGAATCTTGATGATTTTCTTTCATAACGTCTTACTCCTCATATCTTTAAATTTCAAAATACTTTGCTCAAAAAAGGAATAAAAAAAACGCCCTTTTGGATTAACCAAAAGGACGATTCATCTCGTGTTACCACCTTTAATTTATAAGTAACTCACATTACTTACCTTAAGAAGTACAGTCATTTGACGATACTATCGCACATGATTACGGGTGCTTACCGGCGTAGCCTACTTAGATGATCTTTTCGGTACACAGCTCCAAGATGAATTCACAATTGTTTTACATGCACCTCTCATCAACCGGTTAC
Coding sequences:
- a CDS encoding amino acid permease — translated: MKENHQDSQLKRGLSNRHMQLIALGGSIGVGLFYGSSSTIQMAGPSILLAYLIGGLVIFTIMRALGEMAVFEPVSGSFSTYANKYLGNFAGFLSGWTYWFMWIVVGMAELTVVGVYINYWFPDIPQWVTALVVLVVMTIINLANVKAYGEFEFWFAMIKVIAIIGMIVLGLAIIFFGVGNHGEAIGFDNLWSHGGFMPNGFNGILMSLVLVMFSFGGVELVGISAGEAKDPSKSIPSAINNIVWRILIFYIGALGVMMVIYPWNEVGSEGSPFVQIFDYVGIPGAAHIINFVVITAAMSAFNSGLYGSGRMLYNLSLQKNGPKFFKTLSKNGSPRRGILFSSMILLIAVILNYIVPEKVFIYISAVATVAVITSWMIILLAQLKFRKSKTKEEVAKLKFKIPLYPISTYIAIAFLLMVIVLMTFIPDMRVALYVAPVWFIILYVGYKVINVKK